The following is a genomic window from Miscanthus floridulus cultivar M001 chromosome 14, ASM1932011v1, whole genome shotgun sequence.
tggaaagacccttcgggagaaagaggacatccgtgagaagaaactaaggcaagagtcccttaaggtttcggcatacattgccctggcttttaaaagtctccaacaacactctactatatggctaccatactacttcgagtaagttcaactctatacttgaagctttgttcgatatattttattcgatgcaaaagagcttatctagttctatgattaaattcatacagcaaccactagatttgtataggcgtcgatgtcgggaggagcatggcatgggtctttgattcaatagatagcgacccggtgacatacaaagacttcatatcgattatcAAGAgtatacatatcgataatcctcattagcttatatatttgtatacatacttgtaatgttcacttttggatactaacaagttgcatttgctaaaataatttgaatagagcattcaggttctatgtcaatgaacatcacaaaaagcatgatctagtaaggaaggaaaggctagctataaaaacactatgtgcggtaagtgtaacttactttagtactccattacatggctgtcaaaagcattacttaacatttccatatgcaaaacacatagtgccccaagtagaagcctgggagtgtacattatggatactatgtatgttctatgatgagtaacaccggtgcctacaggagacaccccttaaggataagtttgaacctcttcacccgtagtataaaaactttgcacatgatatgaaatactaaaccaaaacttgttctcttgtagtggaaagaagagaaagaaatgaaaagagacccatacaaggatgaccaactcttagagctcgtcggtgacctttgcaacttcatattggaccagattgtacacgtcaaaggcacatACCATGACCGATATTctaacttaggtagaaatcctcagtaccaacaccttcgtgagactgaaaggctagctctaggcagttgataacaatgtgtatggaatttgacattggtcttaccttgtgggatggtttggacttgtggaacgagttagacttgtgaattatgtctatttaatgatggattgtatatattcttgtgaattggaacttgtaatggtagtttatataatgctcttgtgcttgtggtcagatttgaattatatatgttctggtcagatttgaattatatatgcatatgtatatatgttctggtcgaattggaattgtaaatttgaatttttttatggaaaaatgtactgtaggggcgattCTAGactgaaccacccctacaaacaccagtcgcgtctacaaaatcgatttgtaggggcggctaataacaccaaccgcctctacaaatcgatttgtaagggtggtctgggaaccgcccctacaaatgcatgatttgtagagacgatatggtaggggcggctggctgagccgcctctacaaagcctcaccagccgcccctagaaaccattcctgtagtagtgtgccTTAATTGGTTAGCATCTCACGTATGGAGGTTTACATTAACATGATTCCTCACTACAAGTTCATCCCCTATCTTAATATACAAGTCATCCACGTCATATCCCAGTAAATTATCCACGTCATCGTCCACTGATAATCATATCATCGTACCACACTAACTTTGAACCTCTTAATGCAGACAATCCACATCACCTCCACTAAGCTAAATTACTACTTTCAATATATAAGAAATACAAAAGACATTCATATATTACTGATTTGAAAAATACTTGGTCTGACGAATTAAAATCACCATATAATCTTTTTTTACGGAAATGACCATGTAATCATGTGAACATTCGAGTGGTGCGCACACTTTGATGTTTTGGTATTTTTCCCATATCTTTCTCCTCCAGACTTTAGTTTTAGTGGTCTTTATTTGTTCGAAAGCTTGTAAAAATATTTACAACTTGAACCTAACATCATACAATTTTTATATACTCTAAATCTAAATTCATAAGACAAGTCCTATTTATTCTTCTTTTTATCATGGCTTTAATGTTAGTGATCTAAGAAAGGTTGTGAAACACATCTTGGCATTCATGTTAGTCCAAGTGATTAGGTTACCATTTCAATCACCGAAACCATTAAGAATTGTGGCAAGGTCCATGTATCTATAGTGATTAACAGGGATGGTGACTTAAGGTGCCGCCCTATATATAGTAACATTTACATAGGTGGGCATTGTCGTATGTTATGCTTTGCTTATGATGATTTTCACAAGCGGTGACTTGGTCGTTCTTCCTCTATAATTGAAATAGGGTCTATGTCGATTGATCCTTTTTACCATAGCTTGGTATTATCTCAGATTAAATTAGATACAACAATCAGAGAAGTATATGAATGTTAGGAAACAACGAGGAACATGCAACATGGATAAAACAAAACAGAATTCGTTGGCCCTAACTAGCCCTTAGCCAAGATAAAACTATAGTCAAATTTTACTAAAACAAGCATAATTAATGATTCCAAAACATGCCATCTTTATACGGAATATTCTAGGTCCTCTTTTTTGCTGGTTTGTTTTTTATTTGGCCAATTTAGACTCCTAGTCACTTCTTAGAACACACCCCTTGACAATGCAACATAGTGATGATCATATGAGAAGACCGGTCCATGAAGTTAAATTCTATATTAATTGGTTTGTGATAATAGTTTAATGTCATGGTTTGGTCCATTTAGGCATTTGGCAATTTGTGTTGAAAAAGATCACATGTAAATTCAACTTCCATAGCATTTCTGACATGCTACACATGGTAAACATGCTTTATTGATTCTCACATACATATATGTATTAGAAGTTTAGAAAACCAAAGTACATAGCCATCTAGATGAAGGTTGACAATAATATTTTACCATACATAAACAATATTGTAAAGTGTGTACATATATAGCTCCACAGTAACACACAGGAGAACATAGTATACTTTATTTTGTGGTAGCCTACCACAAAATAACCATAGAAAATGAATTTTTGGCATGCTCGTTCGGTACCCTTGGTCTCTCTAGAAATTTTATTTTAGAGGTCAATATAATCTCCATGCGGCAGAGGAGCACATATGTGTCCATTACTTAGACTTGTTCGCCGGTCTTGTAAACTACGCCGGCCTTAAAGTCGGCAGGGATGACATCATCGACAACACGGTAGCCACCAGCCTTCACAGCGAAGCGGAAGGAGATAGGTCCCTTGATTGGCTCCTTGCTGTCGAGGGTAAAGGTCTTGGCTGGCGACTCCTTGAGGTCATCCGAAAAATCCGTGGCGCCCTTCGGCTTGACGGACACCTTAGAGATGGCGACGTTGGTGATGAGGGATAGTTTAGTGGACCTAGAATCCTTACCGATCGTGAGGGTGAGCTCGGTGCCGCATGACCCGCTGGCAAACAGTGCCACAAATGCCATTGCCGCAAACAGGAAGGAGAAGGATGA
Proteins encoded in this region:
- the LOC136503063 gene encoding pollen allergen Lol p 2-A-like; translated protein: MAFVALFASGSCGTELTLTIGKDSRSTKLSLITNVAISKVSVKPKGATDFSDDLKESPAKTFTLDSKEPIKGPISFRFAVKAGGYRVVDDVIPADFKAGVVYKTGEQV